From the genome of Neisseria sp. oral taxon 014 str. F0314:
TTTGTGCCAAGACGTCGTATTCCCAGACGAAGTTTTCCATAAACTGGCTGGGCAGCTCGACGGCGTCCCACTCGACGCCGTTGATGCCGGATACGCCCAGTTCGTCCACTTGGGTGAGCAGGTGGTGCAGGCCGTGGCCGGTTTCGTGGAAGAGGGTGAGGATTTCGTCATGTCTCAAGCGGGCTTCTTTGCCGCCGACGGGCGGGGTGAAGTTGCAGACGAGGTAGGCGGTGGGCAGTTGCAGCGTGCCGTCGGCGAAGCGGCGGCGGCCTTTGTAGTCGTTCATCCACGCGCCGCCGCGTTTGCCTTCGCGGGCGTAGAGGTCCATATAGACGCCGCCTATGGTTTTGCCGTTTTGCTCCAGCTCGAAGTAGCGCACGTCTTTGTGCCAGACGGGAACGGTTTTTTCGGCGAATCCGATGCCGTAGAGTTTTTTGATTTGGGCGAACAGGCCTGCCAGAACTTTGCTGACGGGGAAGTATTTTTTGACTTCGGTTTCGCTGAATGCGTATTTGGCTTCGCGCAGTTTTTCGCTGGCGTAGCTCCAATCCCACGGCTGCGGGTCGGCGAGGTTCAGGCGTTCGCGGGCGAAGGCTTTGACTTCGGCGAGGTCTTTTTCGGCGTAGGGTTTGGCGCGGCGGGCGAGGTCGTGCAGGAAGGTGAGGACTTGTTCGGGGCTGTCGGCCATTTTGGTGAAGAGCGACAGTTCGGCGTAGTTTTTGAAGCCGAGCAGTTTGGCGGTTTGCAGGGCGTTTTCGAGCGTGCGGTCGATGTTGGCGGTGTTGTCGAATTTGCCGTCGTCTGAAAGTTCGCTGGCGCGGGTAACGTAGGCGCGGTAGATTTGTTTGCGCAGATCGCGGTTGTCGGCGTATTGGATGACGGCGAGGTAGTGCGGAATCTGCAAGCCGATTTTGTAGCCTGTTTTGCCTTCGCTTTGCGCGGCGGCGGCAAACATGGCAAGCGAATCTTCGGGGATGCCGGCAAGCGGTGCGGCGTCGTCGAAGTAGAGGGCGAAGGCGTCGGTTGCGTCTAAGACGTTTTGCGAGAATTTGGCGGAGAGTTGCGCGCCTTCGGTTTGCAGTTTCGCCAGTTCTGCCTGCTGTTCGGGCGGCAATTCCGCGCCGCTGAGGACGAAATCGCGCAGGTTGTGGTTGAGCTTGGTTTGCTGTGCGGGGGAGAGGGTGGCGAATTCGGGGGAGTTTTTGATGGTTTTGAAGCGGTTGTACAGCTCGATGTCTTGTCCGATTCCGGTGAAGAAGATGGTGATTTCGGGCATCAGTTCGTTATAGACGGCGCGCAGTTCGGGCGTATCGACCACAGAGTTGAGGTGCGACACCACGCCCCAAATCCTGCCGACGCGTTCGGTGATGTCGGTCAGACGCTCGACGGTGTTTGCCCAGTCGGTGTGCGTTTGGGCTTTGACTTCGGCAATCTGCGCGCGCGCTTCGGCGATGGCGGTTTGCAGGGCGGGTTTGATGTCGGCGGTTTGGATTTGGTCGAAACGGGGTTTTTCACCCAAATGAAGCAGTACATTATCGGTCATAAACGGGATTCCTTTGTGTGGATGGCGGATTCAGACGGCCTTTTACGGAGGCCGTCTGAAAAATGTTTGCCTGGGTAAACGGAAAAATACGGACGGTCTGCCGTCATGCCCGTCTTCGCACAGGCGGGAAGGGCAGCCGTTAAGATAGCCCTATTTTTAATCGAGTTCACGCGCAAGGCCGTCTGAAAACCAAACGATACAGCAGATA
Proteins encoded in this window:
- a CDS encoding M3 family metallopeptidase — its product is MTDNVLLHLGEKPRFDQIQTADIKPALQTAIAEARAQIAEVKAQTHTDWANTVERLTDITERVGRIWGVVSHLNSVVDTPELRAVYNELMPEITIFFTGIGQDIELYNRFKTIKNSPEFATLSPAQQTKLNHNLRDFVLSGAELPPEQQAELAKLQTEGAQLSAKFSQNVLDATDAFALYFDDAAPLAGIPEDSLAMFAAAAQSEGKTGYKIGLQIPHYLAVIQYADNRDLRKQIYRAYVTRASELSDDGKFDNTANIDRTLENALQTAKLLGFKNYAELSLFTKMADSPEQVLTFLHDLARRAKPYAEKDLAEVKAFARERLNLADPQPWDWSYASEKLREAKYAFSETEVKKYFPVSKVLAGLFAQIKKLYGIGFAEKTVPVWHKDVRYFELEQNGKTIGGVYMDLYAREGKRGGAWMNDYKGRRRFADGTLQLPTAYLVCNFTPPVGGKEARLRHDEILTLFHETGHGLHHLLTQVDELGVSGINGVEWDAVELPSQFMENFVWEYDVLAQMSAHEETGEPLPKELFDKMLAAKNFQRGLFLVRQMEFALFDMTIYSEDDECRLKNWPQVLDSVRKEVAVIQPPEYNRFALSFSHIFAGGYSAGYYSYAWAEVLSADAYAAFEESDDVAATGKRFWQEILAVGGSRSAAESFKAFRGREPSIDALLRHSGFDNAA